One genomic segment of Vagococcus intermedius includes these proteins:
- a CDS encoding GTP pyrophosphokinase, giving the protein MLTKHSATSHYKELLLSQYDDNKPLYDQFTTTVRSIIRSLVESESIATHTIDTRIKERDSLDKKIEKKDKYTDISEITDICGLRIVTYYSDDVDKIAALINHEFEVDHQNSIDKRAIMEPDRFGYLSLHYVVSLSDNRLELPENQKFEQLKIEIQIRTILQHTWAEIEHDLGYKSKSEIPKNIRRNFSRLAGLFEIADDEFLNIRNNLTRYEEKVSHNLEDDTPLQEIDIDSITLKLFIMKDPDYRQLLTQLKENFLQKGLNLDFYTKNSLNPKIISIFDTIGIDTIEELKQLLQKSQHFCEEMMLDVAINNPKQTAYTYAKGTPLLYAGYYYMILHNYSEKKIMTILSDSDITPRKELDPSFYEHVTRLYHKIKDPL; this is encoded by the coding sequence ATGCTAACAAAACATTCTGCTACATCTCACTATAAAGAACTCCTATTGTCGCAATACGATGATAACAAACCATTGTATGACCAATTTACAACTACTGTTCGCTCAATCATTCGCTCGCTAGTCGAGTCTGAATCGATTGCTACTCACACAATTGATACACGTATTAAAGAGCGTGATAGCCTGGATAAAAAAATCGAAAAAAAAGATAAATATACGGATATTTCTGAAATTACAGATATTTGTGGTTTGCGCATCGTAACTTATTATTCAGACGATGTTGATAAAATAGCTGCACTAATCAATCATGAATTTGAAGTTGACCATCAAAATTCTATCGACAAACGAGCTATTATGGAGCCCGATCGTTTTGGTTACCTTTCTTTACACTATGTTGTCAGCTTAAGCGACAACCGCTTGGAGTTACCTGAAAATCAAAAATTTGAGCAATTAAAAATTGAAATTCAAATTAGAACTATTTTACAACATACCTGGGCTGAAATCGAACATGACCTCGGTTATAAAAGCAAAAGTGAAATCCCCAAAAATATTCGTCGTAATTTTTCTCGCCTAGCTGGTTTATTTGAAATTGCAGATGATGAATTTTTAAATATTCGTAACAATTTAACCCGCTATGAAGAAAAAGTCAGTCATAATTTAGAGGATGACACACCGCTACAAGAAATTGATATTGACTCTATTACCTTAAAATTATTTATTATGAAAGATCCAGATTATCGTCAGCTACTCACACAATTAAAAGAAAATTTCTTACAAAAAGGACTTAACTTAGATTTTTATACCAAAAATTCATTAAACCCTAAAATAATTTCAATTTTTGATACGATTGGCATTGATACAATTGAGGAACTTAAACAATTATTGCAAAAAAGCCAACATTTTTGTGAGGAAATGATGTTAGATGTCGCTATAAATAACCCTAAACAAACTGCTTATACTTATGCTAAAGGCACGCCGTTACTCTATGCTGGATACTATTATATGATTTTACACAATTATTCAGAAAAAAAAATAATGACCATTCTCTCCGATTCAGACATCACACCTCGGAAGGAATTAGATCCCTCTTTTTATGAACATGTCACACGACTCTATCATAAAATAAAGGATCCCCTTTAA
- a CDS encoding DUF3114 domain-containing protein has protein sequence MTQYKHSLLLKTDATSSAILIKVEICNGFILAFEQLILGHYYYTQNKQLFRVLPLQHKLQQLLTLSQAFKPHEIKKTKPLLFTSIKQILIQIFTRVSKRPNVFFFNQSQYEPLKQLDTLINLLQKIIKKQDVDIEDLACFTNSLNMLTKLHLWQTWSIRYAPPYPQKLSIRTKRRIEGLAPTIFNTLYFDYCWDNTAITTFFSHLYFQLNSQSKQSVDVLIFKLLLHDTQLVGSTLYTKMFRTSRLTSLEKTELVLTQLGAELDSFDFLQLTGCHSLDPKMAPHSDFIELYCYCVRDAYKKQELENSQIHQLRMYFDKQNINYIRTQFPRNTDEASLEAYRKAPYPLGLGKKKLLREPARFHNKYPKNCDYNSYQASYLHRKRLTPNFHSEFILNQHGMFVSQWNVLKQLSPKEIISNPQNYQFTDDFKRELLNGESLNYATKNNQEHRRLDSEPPIKYDHFIRKLCKKGWKSPSLVDYDFNKVDKK, from the coding sequence ATGACACAATATAAACACAGCCTTTTACTCAAAACTGATGCTACTTCTAGTGCCATACTTATTAAAGTCGAAATTTGTAACGGATTCATTTTAGCTTTTGAACAACTCATACTCGGTCACTATTACTATACCCAAAACAAACAGCTATTTAGAGTCTTGCCCTTACAGCATAAATTACAACAACTGCTAACATTATCACAAGCCTTTAAGCCACATGAAATCAAAAAAACTAAGCCGTTACTTTTTACTAGTATTAAGCAAATCCTGATCCAGATATTTACCCGAGTCAGTAAAAGACCGAACGTCTTTTTTTTCAATCAGTCGCAATATGAGCCTCTTAAACAACTAGATACATTAATTAACTTACTACAAAAAATTATAAAAAAACAAGACGTTGATATTGAAGACCTAGCATGCTTTACCAACTCTCTAAACATGCTGACTAAACTTCACCTCTGGCAAACTTGGTCAATACGTTACGCACCTCCTTATCCTCAAAAGTTATCTATCCGTACTAAAAGACGAATAGAAGGTTTAGCGCCAACGATCTTTAATACGCTTTATTTTGACTATTGCTGGGATAATACGGCCATTACTACTTTTTTTTCTCATTTATATTTTCAACTTAATTCACAATCTAAACAATCGGTCGATGTTCTTATTTTCAAACTCTTGTTGCATGATACTCAATTAGTTGGCTCAACACTTTATACAAAAATGTTTCGAACGAGTCGACTCACATCCTTAGAAAAGACAGAATTAGTATTAACGCAATTAGGCGCAGAACTGGATTCGTTCGACTTCCTACAATTGACCGGTTGTCATAGTCTCGATCCTAAGATGGCGCCACACAGTGATTTTATTGAACTTTATTGCTACTGTGTGCGGGATGCTTATAAAAAGCAAGAATTAGAAAATTCCCAAATTCATCAATTAAGAATGTATTTCGACAAACAAAACATCAATTATATCAGAACACAATTTCCTAGGAACACTGATGAAGCATCTCTAGAAGCTTATAGAAAAGCGCCCTATCCTTTAGGTCTCGGTAAGAAGAAACTTTTGCGTGAGCCTGCTAGGTTTCATAATAAATACCCAAAAAATTGCGACTATAACTCTTACCAAGCTTCTTACTTACACCGAAAAAGATTAACCCCTAACTTTCACTCAGAATTTATCTTAAATCAACATGGGATGTTTGTTAGCCAGTGGAATGTCCTTAAACAACTTTCCCCTAAAGAAATCATCAGTAATCCTCAAAATTATCAGTTTACTGACGACTTTAAACGAGAATTATTAAATGGGGAGTCACTTAATTATGCCACTAAAAATAATCAAGAGCATCGTCGTCTAGATAGTGAGCCACCTATAAAATATGATCATTTCATTCGTAAACTTTGCAAAAAAGGTTGGAAAAGTCCCTCACTTGTCGACTATGACTTCAATAAAGTAGATAAAAAATAA
- a CDS encoding M20 family metallopeptidase → MKKFITEEHKKGAISTLQRLVKVPSYLQDAVPGAPFGQDILNSLKECLTIFEEEGFSTFIDPEGYYGYAELGEGEEVFGVLCHLDVVPAGDLSFWNSPAFEATLKGEALVGRGVQDDKGPTVAALYAVKALKDAGVEFDKKIRFIFGTDEENLWRCMEKYHEKEQGVSMGIAPDANFPVIYAEKGLLQVYLTGEGSAEFEVSGGAALNVVPDTAIYRGNKAEEIASDLQKLGYSFEEVSGALHVKGKAIHSKDAPEGINANTRLAEAMVNHYDHQGIDLLGKLIKEDAKGISAIGEFKDEASGNLTFNVATVEINDQETKIGIDIRIPVTFEKEQVEDKLQELAKEYGFKYEEHDFLASLYVPVDSELVKTLLGAYRDVTGDMREPMISGGATFARTMDNCVAFGAMFENTVDTMHQANETWQLDEMYQTLEIYAEAIYRLCGK, encoded by the coding sequence AGATGCTGTACCAGGAGCGCCTTTTGGTCAAGATATTTTAAATAGTTTAAAAGAATGCTTAACAATCTTTGAAGAAGAAGGCTTTTCAACTTTTATTGACCCAGAAGGTTATTATGGTTATGCAGAACTAGGTGAAGGCGAGGAAGTTTTTGGAGTTTTATGTCATTTAGATGTAGTCCCAGCTGGAGACCTAAGTTTTTGGAATAGCCCTGCTTTTGAAGCAACACTAAAAGGAGAAGCTTTAGTTGGGCGTGGTGTTCAAGATGATAAAGGCCCAACAGTGGCGGCCTTATATGCAGTTAAAGCACTTAAAGATGCTGGGGTAGAATTTGATAAGAAAATTCGTTTTATTTTTGGGACGGACGAAGAAAACTTATGGCGTTGTATGGAAAAGTATCATGAAAAAGAACAAGGTGTATCTATGGGAATTGCTCCTGATGCGAATTTCCCTGTTATTTATGCAGAAAAAGGACTATTACAAGTTTATTTGACTGGAGAAGGTTCAGCTGAGTTCGAAGTCTCAGGTGGGGCAGCCCTAAATGTTGTACCAGATACGGCTATTTATCGTGGGAATAAAGCCGAAGAGATAGCATCTGACTTACAAAAATTAGGCTACTCTTTTGAAGAGGTATCAGGAGCACTCCATGTCAAAGGGAAAGCCATCCATTCTAAAGATGCTCCCGAAGGGATCAATGCTAATACACGGCTAGCTGAAGCCATGGTTAATCATTATGACCATCAAGGAATTGACTTATTAGGCAAGTTAATTAAAGAGGATGCCAAAGGAATTAGTGCTATAGGCGAGTTTAAGGATGAGGCTTCAGGCAACCTAACATTTAACGTAGCAACTGTTGAGATTAATGATCAGGAAACAAAAATTGGCATTGATATTCGTATTCCCGTTACCTTTGAGAAAGAACAAGTTGAAGACAAGCTTCAAGAACTTGCCAAAGAATATGGATTTAAATACGAGGAACATGACTTCTTAGCGTCATTGTATGTTCCAGTTGATTCAGAGTTAGTTAAGACATTACTAGGTGCCTATCGTGATGTTACTGGTGATATGCGTGAGCCGATGATTTCAGGAGGCGCTACCTTTGCTAGAACAATGGACAATTGCGTAGCATTTGGCGCTATGTTTGAAAATACAGTGGATACGATGCATCAAGCGAATGAAACTTGGCAGTTAGATGAAATGTATCAAACCTTAGAAATTTACGCCGAAGCGATTTATCGTTTGTGTGGTAAATAA